The Streptomyces rimosus genomic interval TCCGACGTGAGCCGGTACGCGGTGCGCTCGGGCCCGACCTTGGACTCCACGTCGCGGATCACCGACAGCACGCCGACGAACGCGCCGAGCGCGCAGAGGACCGACAGGAGCAGCAGGATCACTCCGCGGCGCTGGCGTGAGTTCATGAGTGCGGGACCTCGCTGGGGACGGGGCGGGCGGGGGCGGGTCCGGCCTGGGCCGGGCGGGGCGGTTCGCACGGGTGGGGGCCCGGCGCGCGGGGGCCGGGCGGGGCGGATACGGGCGGGTTCGGTACGGGCCGGCCGGCCGTGCGCCGTTGGCTCAGCGCGCCCGTACGGCCGTCCGTCGGCCCGGCTCGGGCCCGGGGACGCCGGCCGGTGCGACCGGGGCCAGACCGCGCCGCCGCAGCAGGGAGGAGGCGGGCGTGTCGGCGTCCGGGCCCGGGAGGGAGCGCGCGGCCCCGTTCGTACGGCGCGCGGCGCCCGGGCCCGCGCCCGCGGTCGGAGCGGCGGACGGCGCGCAGCAGAACGCGCACCGGTCGCCGATGAGTTCGAGACCGCACCAGCCGCACTCCTCTCTCCGTACGGACGCCACGAGCTGGTAGAGCACCGAGAGATCCGGGATGGCCGCCGCGAACTCGGCCAGTTTGCGCGTGCCCCACCAGGCCGCCGACTCGGCGGGCAGCGGGACCTCGTACGTCCCCTGCACCTGCCAGGAGCGGGCCAGCACGCCGCCGACCCAGTCGCCGGCCAACTGGCCGCGCGCGTGGACGAGGCGGGTGGCGAAGCCGGGCGGGCGCAGGCCGGCTTCGGCGGCCCGTTCGGCGTGCCGGTCGAGGTGGACGAGGTGCGGTTCGGGGTTGGCGAGCACCGCGAACTGCGTACCGGGCACCCAGGAGCGCAGGTGGGAGCGCAGATCGGTGGCGACCCGGTCGAGCCGGGCCACGCTGCCCAGCAGGGCGCCCGCGTGCACGTAGTGGGCCAGCAGGCGGGCCGCACAGGCCAGCAGGCCGGGGCTGAAGTCGCACAGCGACAACTGCCGGAGCTGGTGGCCCAGTACGGCGAGGCCGAGCGGCGGCAGGTCGACCGGCACGATCGCGAAACGGTCGCTCTCCAGGACGGCGCGCAGGGTGTGCAGACGGCGTACGTGGTCCGGCGGGCAGGCGGTGGAGTAGAGCGCGACGAGATGGCCGTGGTGTTCCAGCACCGCGCCCAGCTCGGTCAGCGCCTCGTCCAACGGCTGGGCATGCGGCGGGCGGACGACGACGGCGGCCGGGGTCTGCCGGTCGGTGGCGGGCAGCGCGAGGTCGGCGCTGGTGACTGCAATCGCGGTCGGCACGTCGCGTCCCCCACTGCGCTGCTGGCGCTGTCGGCACTGTTGGCGCTGTCGGCACTGCTGTTGGCTCAGCACCTTATCCACGAGTTCCGCCCCGGAGAACACGTTCCGGGGTACTCGGCCCCCGTCTTGGCATCTCCTTTCCCCCGTCGCTCCCTTCTCCTGCCCCGGCCCCGGGGAATTCAGGATTCCGCGCGACCTCTTGACACGGACATTGGTCTGGACCACCTTGTACGCCAGCACGACGCACCACGTGCAACACCAGCACCACAACAGCTCAGGGGCCCCTGAACGCGCAGCAGAACCACCCAGCTCAACTCCCCCCACGGAGGCACCAGTGGTACGCGCACGATCAGGAAGAGCAGCACATGCGGAACGGCGTACAGGACGTACAGCACGACGCGGCGCGCGGGCGCTGACGGGGCTCGCCGCCGCGGCCCTGACCGCCGCCGGCGTCGTCGCGGCCGGCACCGCCGACGCGTCCGAGGCCACGCCGCCCACCACCTCACGGACCGGCCACTCCCCCACGGTGGCCCGCGCCGCGGCCGTACCGAAGCACGCCGTCACCGGCTACTGGCAGAATTTCGACAACGGCGCCACGGTCCAGAAACTCAAGGACGTGAACGACGCCTACGACATCATCGCGGTGTCCTTCGCGGAGGCGACCGGCACGCCCGGCGCCGTCGGATTCCACCTCGACCCGGCGGTCGGCTACGGCTCCGCCGACGAGTTCAAGGCGGACATCAAGGCCAAGCAGGCGGCCGGGAGATCGGTGATCATCTCGGTCGGCGGCGAAAAGGGCGCGGTCTCGGTCAGCGACGACGCCTCCGCGAAGAACTTCGCCGACTCGGTCGGCAAGCTCATGGACGAGTACGGGTTCGACGGCGTCGACATCGACCTGGAGAACGGCCTCAACTCGGCCTATATGACAAAGGCGCTCAAGGCTCTGCACGCCGCGCACAGCGGTGTGGTCGTCACGATGGCGCCGCAGACGGTCGACATGCAGTCGCCGCAGAACGAGTACTTCAAGACGGCCCTGGGCATCAAGGACTTCCTCACGGTCGTCAACATGCAGTACTACAACAGCGGCTCGATGAACGGCTGCGACGGCAAGGTGTACGCGCAGGGCACGGTGGACTTCCTCACCTCGCTCGCCTGCGTCCAGCTGGAAGGCGGGCTCGCGCCGTCGCAGGTGGGCATCGGCGTACCGGCGTCGTCGCGCGCGGCGGGCGGCGGGTATGTGGAGCCGTCCGTGGTGAACGCGGCGCTGGACTGCCTGACGCAGGGCAGGAACTGCGGCTCGTTCAAGCCGCCGAAGACGTACCCGGGGCTGCGGGGCGCGATGGCCTGGTCCACCAACTGGGACGCGGCGGACGGCAACGCGTTCGCGAGGCAGGTGGGGGCGCATGTGCAGGGGATGCCGTAAGCCCGTGGGTGCGTGATCCCGTAGGTACGTGATCCCTTACGTACGGCGGAAGACCGGCCGCGCGGTGCTCGAAGCGCCGCGCGGCCGGCTCGGGTCCTACGGACTGCGGTTTACGCACTGCGGTTTACGAACTGCGGACCGCGTGTGCCGCCCGTGCCGTCACGGCTTGGGCAGTACGCAGCCCGCCCGCCCCAGGTCCAGCTTGTTGCCGGTGCCGAAGCACTTGGGGATGGTGTAGATCTCCTGCGCGTAGTTGATGCCCTTGCGCACGGTGACCTTGCCGTTCTCGTCGACCTCGCACGGGTTGTTCATGGTGCAGCGGCCGCCGTTCTCGTTGCCCGTGTTGTTGATGGCGGCGACCTTGCCGGAGGCGGTGTCGATGACGGGCGACCCGGACGTACCGCCGATCGTCTTGCAGGCGGGGGTGTAGCGCACGGAATCCTTCATCACGTAGCCCCCCTCCTTCAACTGGTGCACGAACCCGTCGATGTTGCAGGAGTAGGTCTTCTTCCAGTAGCCGGACACGACGGTGATCCCGGCGCCCTTGGCGGGGTGGTTGGTGTCGATGTCCAGGGCCTTGATGCCGTAACGCTGCTTTATCTGGGCGTAGGTGGAGGAGAGTTCGTAGAAGGACACGTCGGTGTCGGTCATGGTGGCGTACGCGACCTTGGTGGCGCGTACCGTGCCGAGATTGCCGGCCGAGGCGCTGAGCACGGTGAAGCTGCGGCTGGACGGCTGGTCGACGACGACCTCACCCGGGTCGGGCATACCGCTCTCCAGGCAGTGGCCGTTGGACATGACCAGAGCCGGATCATTGTCGGCCGAGTTCGGCATCCGGACTATCGATCCCGAACAGTTGCTGAGCGCGACCGTTCCCGCGAAGGTGACGGCCTTCGCCTTGGGAGCCGCGGCCTCGGCCACGGCCGCGAGCTGCGGTGCCGTCGCGGTCCGGGCCGCACCCCGGTCCGCCGCGTCCGATGTCGTGGTCGCATGGGCCGTACCGGCGGTGCCCGCGAGCGCCGTGGCGCCCAGGACGGCCGTGGCCAGGGCGCCGACGAGAGGTCTGTTCATGTGGGGGTCCTCTCACACTGGTGAGTCCGGCGTGGCGCCGGACTTGTCGTGCGCATTGTTGGGGCGGCACCGGCCCCTGACAAGAATCTTCCGGAAACCCGCGTGAATTTGGCGTGTTTGCGTCAACAGAAGGGATTGACCGAGGCATGCCAACGCCGAACACTGGCGCCGTCGCTCGCCTCACACCCCCACGGAGGACACCATGCGACGACCCCGAAGACGCGGCAGGCGGACCACCGTCCTCACCGCGCTCGTCTCCCTCGCCCTGGCCGCGCCCTTCGCCGCGCAGGCCGAGGACTCTCCTCGCCAGGACACTTCCGCCCGTACCGCCGTCGGCGTCGGCACCCCGGCGGAGGACACCGGCACACCCCGCCAGTACGAGATCACCGGCCCCGCCACCGCCGCGCAGCGCAGCGCGCTCGCCTCTACGGGGGTGTCCATCGACGAGGTGCACGGCCGCACCGTCGTCATCACCGCGGACACCGCGCAGGCCGCCCTCGTACGCTCACTCGGCTACCGCCTGCGGGCCTTGCCCGCGCCCCCGGCGGGCACCGGCAACCGCGTCAAGGACTTCCCCTCCGGGTACGGCAAGTACCACAACTACGCCGAGGCCACCGCCGAGATCAACGCCCTGGTGGCCAAGTACCCGGCCATTCTCAGCAAGCGCGTCATCGGCACGTCCTACGAGGGCCGGGACATCCTCGCCCTCAAACTCAGCAAGAACGTCGCCCAGGACGAACAGGAACCCGAGGTCCTCTTCACCGCGCACCAGCACGCGCGCGAACACCTCACCGTGGAGATGGCGCTCTACCTGCTCAACGACTACACGTCCAAGTACGGCAGCGATCCGCGCGTCACCAAGATGCTCGACTCACGCGAGATCTGGATCATCCCGGACGTGAACCCGGACGGCGGCGCGTACGACATCGCCAGCGGCTCGTTCCGCAGCTGGCGCAAGAACCGCCAGCCCAACAGCGGCTCGGCGAACGTCGGCACCGACCTGAACCGCAACTGGGACTTCAAGTGGGGCTGCTGCGGCGGCTCCTCGGGCAGCACCGGCTCGGAGACCTACCGCGGCCCGTCCGCCGCATCGGCCCCCGAGGTCAAGGTCGTCAGCAACTTCGTCCGCAGCCGTAACATCGGCGGCGTCCAGCAGATCAAGACCGCCATCGACTTCCACACGTACAGCGAACTGGTCCTGTGGCCCTTCGGCTACACCTACAACGACACCGCCCCCGGCATGACCCAGGACGACCGCGACGCGTTCGCCGCCGTCGGCAAGTCCATGGCCGCCAGCAACGGCTACACCCCCGAGCAGTCCAGCGACCTCTACATCACGGACGGCTCCATCGACGACTGGCTCTGGGGCAACCAGAAGATCTTCGCCTACACCTTCGAGATGTACCCGTCCTCCGCGGGCGCGGGCGGCTTCTACCCCCGCGACTCCGTCATCACCCGCGAAACGTCCCGCAACCGGGACGCGGTCCTCCAACTCCTGGAGAACAGCGACTGCATGTACCGCTCGATCGGCAAGGAGGCGCAGTACTGCAAGACGGGGTGAGGTGATCGCCCTTGTGGCCGGGGTCTGCCGTGGGGCGGGCCCCGGCCACGCCCGCATCCCCCGCTTCCCCGCCCGGGCCTTTCATCGGATGATCGACTCATGGCCATCCTCTCCTCCCCGGTCCGGCTGTGGCTGCTTCCCAGCGTCGTCCTGCTCGCCGCACAGGCGGTCTGGGGCGCGCTGCGCTATCCGCACCTGCCAGACCGCATACCGTGGCATATCGGAAGCGATGGCGTGGACGTCTGGGCAGACAAGTCGATCGGCAGCGCGTTCATACTGGTCTTCGTGTACGCGGGCGTGACGGTGGTGACGGCCGCCGGCGCGGAGATGACACTGCGGCTCACACCACGCGACGAGCTGACGGCCACCGACACACCGTTCGCCGTACGGGCCGCTTCGTCCCTGACCAACAGGCCCGCCAACCGGGCCTCGGCCCGCCGCATCGCCCGCGCCGTACTCCTGCTCAACGCCTGCATCGGCCTCTCCCTCCTCGCGGGCTGCGGCCTGTTCTGGCGTTCCACGCCGGACCCGGACGTGCCCGGCTGGCTTGTCCCGGCGATGCTCGTCCCGATACTCGCCGGCACCGCGGTGACGATCGCCGCGGCCGTACGCGACCGGAATCGGTGAGGGAGGCGGCCGGGGCCGAACCATCCCGCCCCTCGGGGAGTTGGCATGCCGCACAGCCATGCGGTTGAGTACATGCCAATTGATCATTGGATCATCCGAGAGAGGGGACGAACGTGTTCAGATCGGTACGGGGGATCGTGACCGGAGCGGTGCTCGCGGCGTCACTGGCCGCCTGCGGCAGCGGCGGAGGCAGCGGCGGCGACACCGGGAACGGCGCGGACCAGGGCGGCGGAGATCAGCAGAAGGCGCCGCTCGTACTGGCAGCGGACCAGGTGCGCACCGCCCTCGTGAGCAAGTCCAGCGCACCAGAGGGCTGGAAGGGCCGGAGCCCGAAGTTCCTGTCCCCGAACGACGCCCTGCGCAAGTGCCAGGACACCACGGAGACGAACTGCGGCGGCTTCGTCAGCTACGGCAACACGTATTTCCTCAAGGAGAAGCAGAACGCGGAAGGCCGGACGGGACACCTCTACTTCACGCTCTTCTCCTTCAAAACCCCGGAAGACGCACAGGCCGCCATGAAGGGCCTGACCAAGAGAGAACGCCACAAGGCCGGCGCCGACGCCAAGCCCCTCCAGATCTCGGCCGGCGCCGAAGCGACCGACGCCTTCACCGGAAAGCACACCGAGGTCCACATGCGCCTGGGCGGAGTCCTGATCCGCCTAGAATCCACGGACCTCACGGACAGCGAACCCTACGCCGATTTCGCCAAGCTGCAGATCGACCGCATCAAGAAGGTCGCGGAGGGCAAGAATCCGGACGCCTGAGCGGGCCGCCTCCGATCGCGTAACCGGGGCCTGCCGCACGGCGGGCCCCGGCCGTCAGGATTCCCGGGTACGCCGTTGCCGTACGGCGTCGGTGTACAACTCGGCGGTCAGGTCACCTTCCCCGACCCCCAACGCGTCGAGGACAGCCCGTACATCCCCCAAAGCACCCCGTAATTCCCTTTCACCCGACACCTGCGTCTCCACCTCCACATATGTCCCGTCGATTTCCGGGACTCGGACGAGAGTGGCGAGCATCGGCCGCCCATACGCGGTGAACTCGTAGTTCCGGCAGTGCTTCTCGAAGGCGAGCGTCTCGGTGTACCCGAGACCATTGAGCATGACCCGGACGGCTGCCGGGTCGCCGACACCCGTCTCGTACTCCGGCTTCGACCCCGACACTTCGTCGACCCGCGCTTCTTTGTACGTCAACAGGGCCCGCGTCCCGTCCGGGCCGTCCACGGTACGGAGCCGAAGCTCCCGGTCCCCCGCCTCCAAATCCGCGCCCGGGGTATCGAAATACGCGTCCCGATACACCTCGTCCCGCCCTACGGCCATCCGCCCCAAACGCTCCCGCACCACCGCCGGTTCCCGTACACGCGCTTTCAGTTCGGCTTCGATCACGCCTGCCCCCGGTCGTCATACCGTGCGTTCACCGTCGGCCACGGTCGCTTCCACCATGCGCCGAAAGCCGTGGAACAGCGGTCCATGCGGCGTCTCCATCACCTTGTACGTGGCGGACTCGTGTCCTTCCCACCCGGAATCGAAGGCAGACACGAACATGGTGGAGTCCAGCCGGATGACCCGCCATGTGGGCAAGGTCCTGTACCGGTACACCGCTACATCACCGCCGTCGGCAAGTTCTCGTAGGCGCGCCTCGGCGAGTCGCACCCCGCCGGCCAATGATTCCGCCGACTCACCGATCTCAGCCGCCCGACGTGCCAGTGCGGGGGCCGTGGGGTCCAGCAGAAGAACCCGTACGCGGGGCGACGCCTCCTGCGACCGGGTCAGGCAGGGACGTAGCATCGAGTCTTTCAAACCGATAAGGCCGAGCCCGCGTACCGCCAGCACGTCCCATTCTGATGCCGTACGCGCCTGCTCACGGATGTCCTGCGCCGCTGCCGACTGTGTCTGGTAGACGCGGACCACTTCGGGGAACGACGCCAGCTCGAAGACCGGGCCGCCGGCACGGCGTTCCCGACCCGCCGCCAGGCCGAGCAGGTGGCGTGCGTCATCCGGCAAGCCCAACCCGTCGGCGACCCGCTCGAAGACGTCGAGGCGTACCACTTCTCTGCGCCCATTGATGATCTCGTTGACGCGCGCCTGCGTCATGCCCACCGCCGTGGCAATACGGGCCTGGCTGGCGCCGCCGTACTGCTGGACGTGGCGGAACACGGCACCGATGTCCCGCGACCTCAACGCCTGGCGTACAGCCGCTTACTGCCAAGCGCGGTCCGGCAATTGAACCGGCACCATCGCCGCTCCTCGGGCTCACGGTGGGATGGAAAGTCATCCCACCGTGAGATTACCGGCTGGGTATCGAGGTCCGAGTGGCAAAGTACGAATCTGAGCGGGTGAATACAGCTACC includes:
- a CDS encoding chitinase, translating into MVRARSGRAAHAERRTGRTARRGARALTGLAAAALTAAGVVAAGTADASEATPPTTSRTGHSPTVARAAAVPKHAVTGYWQNFDNGATVQKLKDVNDAYDIIAVSFAEATGTPGAVGFHLDPAVGYGSADEFKADIKAKQAAGRSVIISVGGEKGAVSVSDDASAKNFADSVGKLMDEYGFDGVDIDLENGLNSAYMTKALKALHAAHSGVVVTMAPQTVDMQSPQNEYFKTALGIKDFLTVVNMQYYNSGSMNGCDGKVYAQGTVDFLTSLACVQLEGGLAPSQVGIGVPASSRAAGGGYVEPSVVNAALDCLTQGRNCGSFKPPKTYPGLRGAMAWSTNWDAADGNAFARQVGAHVQGMP
- a CDS encoding S1 family peptidase — its product is MNRPLVGALATAVLGATALAGTAGTAHATTTSDAADRGAARTATAPQLAAVAEAAAPKAKAVTFAGTVALSNCSGSIVRMPNSADNDPALVMSNGHCLESGMPDPGEVVVDQPSSRSFTVLSASAGNLGTVRATKVAYATMTDTDVSFYELSSTYAQIKQRYGIKALDIDTNHPAKGAGITVVSGYWKKTYSCNIDGFVHQLKEGGYVMKDSVRYTPACKTIGGTSGSPVIDTASGKVAAINNTGNENGGRCTMNNPCEVDENGKVTVRKGINYAQEIYTIPKCFGTGNKLDLGRAGCVLPKP
- a CDS encoding M14 family metallopeptidase, which codes for MRRPRRRGRRTTVLTALVSLALAAPFAAQAEDSPRQDTSARTAVGVGTPAEDTGTPRQYEITGPATAAQRSALASTGVSIDEVHGRTVVITADTAQAALVRSLGYRLRALPAPPAGTGNRVKDFPSGYGKYHNYAEATAEINALVAKYPAILSKRVIGTSYEGRDILALKLSKNVAQDEQEPEVLFTAHQHAREHLTVEMALYLLNDYTSKYGSDPRVTKMLDSREIWIIPDVNPDGGAYDIASGSFRSWRKNRQPNSGSANVGTDLNRNWDFKWGCCGGSSGSTGSETYRGPSAASAPEVKVVSNFVRSRNIGGVQQIKTAIDFHTYSELVLWPFGYTYNDTAPGMTQDDRDAFAAVGKSMAASNGYTPEQSSDLYITDGSIDDWLWGNQKIFAYTFEMYPSSAGAGGFYPRDSVITRETSRNRDAVLQLLENSDCMYRSIGKEAQYCKTG
- a CDS encoding DUF1648 domain-containing protein; its protein translation is MAILSSPVRLWLLPSVVLLAAQAVWGALRYPHLPDRIPWHIGSDGVDVWADKSIGSAFILVFVYAGVTVVTAAGAEMTLRLTPRDELTATDTPFAVRAASSLTNRPANRASARRIARAVLLLNACIGLSLLAGCGLFWRSTPDPDVPGWLVPAMLVPILAGTAVTIAAAVRDRNR
- a CDS encoding class IV adenylate cyclase, whose amino-acid sequence is MIEAELKARVREPAVVRERLGRMAVGRDEVYRDAYFDTPGADLEAGDRELRLRTVDGPDGTRALLTYKEARVDEVSGSKPEYETGVGDPAAVRVMLNGLGYTETLAFEKHCRNYEFTAYGRPMLATLVRVPEIDGTYVEVETQVSGERELRGALGDVRAVLDALGVGEGDLTAELYTDAVRQRRTRES
- a CDS encoding helix-turn-helix domain-containing protein — encoded protein: MFRHVQQYGGASQARIATAVGMTQARVNEIINGRREVVRLDVFERVADGLGLPDDARHLLGLAAGRERRAGGPVFELASFPEVVRVYQTQSAAAQDIREQARTASEWDVLAVRGLGLIGLKDSMLRPCLTRSQEASPRVRVLLLDPTAPALARRAAEIGESAESLAGGVRLAEARLRELADGGDVAVYRYRTLPTWRVIRLDSTMFVSAFDSGWEGHESATYKVMETPHGPLFHGFRRMVEATVADGERTV